A section of the Maylandia zebra isolate NMK-2024a linkage group LG8, Mzebra_GT3a, whole genome shotgun sequence genome encodes:
- the LOC101485780 gene encoding SUN domain-containing protein 1 isoform X4 has protein sequence MSRRSLRLDEGLLDRSLPRGSASFSAGGGDWRNSRSLRSRRSQQHSVSCSESLLDAPHKPTVMALHNSSLHSVASDASLLSSLQNESSIQEQTQVDAFWGLDHDSDSKESTIIAEQGSVALNSTLIGLDTLCSKHPGQASRVFCKDCSALKSEPPLGEKEAGSASSKYTTDTSSTLMVPRASESEEPEPSTIYYRDRSRRRRTDVLQLWLDSCWLRIRRAAACCVSALTHTWQVCRGLKVNIQPDNGHRVRPGRGGAMSLTESSQRELQPNGSLCNDCKDRRPSPMDAVTSSSSSSSWSSLVSCLLGFTWSAALFTASVLFDLAQRAARALGPLSRKAGSASWTAARSAGRTAGDAFRWLDTRWRHMTTNTPLSWFPVLLVVLSLLFLLFGLRWFGPAVLQLLLPAVNITEWRPAVSNIPALSSNSFLSSESQSGEGDVDESKEAGLLHSKPSPAETAAGEEEVGAAAEDAERLIRLEQSLMVLWERVEAGGRRAEQRHRELLRLYTGLQQLSSAQRDGVEASLSALLDQQLSELRKQLDEERWQREEVRRQDLLQQQTQTSRLDQLELQLQKLVAKTMEVQWRREAAGSLLSPSPTTLPAAVSVDRQSHDALLAEVVRLEAALGDVRRDVKLLSRCQDSCQQLATIQQAILGQVSAQVREEVRALLFSNQLTAGGDAAALPESLLRWLSERYVSEADLQAALASLELSILQNISLQLEQRRGEETVREPVLHAAEGVGATVTQEDVRAAVKDALRLFSEDRTGLADYALESGGGSILSTRCSETYETKAALLSLFGVPLCYLSQSPRAVIQPDVHPGNCWAFRGSTGFLVIRLSMRVLPSAFTLEHIPKALAPSGTLHSAPRDFAVYGLANESQERGKLLGTYTYDQDGDALQTFAVSEENGEAFQIIEVQVLSNWGHEEYTCMYRFRVHGTPGDV, from the exons ATGTCGAGACGCAGCCTGCGGCTCGATGAAGGCCTGCTGGACCGCAGTCTTCCTCGTGGCAGCGCTTCCTTTAGTGCGGGAGGAGGCGACTGGAGGAACAGCAG GTCGCTGAGGTCCCGTCGTTCCCAGCAGCATTCGGTCTCCTGCTCCGAGTCGCTCCTCGATGCGCCGCATAAACCTACCGTCATGGCACTCCACAACAGCAGCCTCCACAGCGTGGCGTCCGACGCCTCCCTGCTCTCCTCCCTGCAGAACGAGTCCTCCATCCAGGAGCAAACGCAGGTCGACGCGTTCTGGG GTTTGGACCACGACTCGGATTCCAAAG AAAGCACCATCATCGCGGAGCAGGGCAGCGTCGCACTGAACAGCACTCTGATTGGTCTAGACACCCTCTGCAGCAAACACCCGGGCCAGGCCAGCAGGGTTTTCTGTAAAGACTGCAGCGCTCTGAAATCTGAGCCGCCGCTGGGTGAGAAGGAGGCCGGCTCCGCTTCCTCCAAATACACCACAGACACCTCCTCAACACTAATGGTGCCGCGAGCCTCAGAGTCCGAGGAACCAGAACCTTCTACCATTTACTACAGAGACAGAAGCCGCAGGAGGAGGACGG ATGTGCTGCAGCTGTGGCTCGACTCGTGTTGGCTGCGTATTAGGAGAGCCGCCGCCTGCTGCGTGTCTGCGCTGACGCACACCTGGCAGGTGTGTCGGGGGTTAAAGGTCAACATACAGCCCGATAATGGACACAGAG TTCGACCCGGCCGCGGCGGAGCCATGAGCCTGACGGAGTCCAGCCAGAGGGAGCTACAGCCCAACGGATCTCTGT GTAACGACTGTAAGGACAGACGGCCTTCGCCGATGGATGCGGTCACGTCTTCTTCGTCCTCGTCCTCGTGGTCCTCCCTGGTTTCCTGTTTGTTGGGGTTCACGTGGAGCGCTGCTCTTTTCACAG CTTCGGTTCTCTTTGACCTCGCTCAGAGAGCGGCTCGGGCCCTCGGGCCTCTGAGCAGGAAAGCTGGTTCTGCTTCGTGGACCGCCGCACGCTCTGCAG GTCGGACAGCAGGCGACGCCTTCAGGTGGCTCGACACACGGTGGCGTCACATGACCACAAACACACCGCTGAGCTG GTTTCCTGTCCTCCTGGTGGTTctttctctgctgtttctcctgTTCG GTCTGCGCTGGTTTGGTCCAGCTGTTTTACAATTGCTGCTTCCAGCTGTTAACATCACAGAGTGGAGGCCAGCGGTCTCCAACATCCCCGCTCTGTCCTCTAACAGCTTCCTGTCCTCTGAGAGCCAATCAGGAGAGGGCGACGTAGATGAGTCAAAGGAGGCGGGGCTGCTtcacagcaaaccttcaccagcAGAAACGGCAGCAGGAGAGGAG GAAGTGGGGGCGGCGGCAGAAGATGCTGAGCGGCTCATTCGTCTGGAGCAGAGTCTGATGGTGCTGTGGGAGCGCGTGGAGGCCGGAGGACGGCGGGCGgagcagagacacagagagctgcTCCGGCTCTACACCGGCCTGCAGCAGCTCTCGTCTGCTCAGCGCGACGGCGTGGAGGCGTCGCTGAGCGCTCTGCTGGACCAGCAGCTGTCCGAGCTCAGGAAACAGCTGGACGAGGAGAGGTGGCAgagggaggag GTTCGCCGGCAGGATTTGTTGCAGCAGCAGACGCAGACGTCTCGTCTGGATCAGCTcgagctgcagctgcagaaactGGTGGCCAAAACGATG GAGGTTCAGTGGAGACGTGAAGCTGCTGGATCTCTCCTCTCGCCCTCGCCGACCACacttcctgctgctgtcag TGTTGACCGGCAGTCCCATGATGCCTTGCTAGCGGAGGTGGTTCGGTTGGAGGCGGCTCTGGGGGACGTCAGGCGGGACGTCAAGCTTCTGTCCAGATGTCAGGACAGCTGCCAACAGCTCGCCACAATCCAGCAGGCG ATTTTGGGGCAGGTCTCTGCTCAGGTGCGAGAGGAAGTTCGGGCACTGCTCTTCAGCAACCAGCTAACAGCGGGCGGAGACGCCGCCGCCCTCCCAGAGTCGCTCCTCCGGTGGCTCTCTGAGCGCTATGTGAGCGAGGCGGACCTGCAGGCGGCGCTGGCCTCTCTGGAGCTCAGCATCCTACAGAACATCAGCCTGCAGCTGGAGCAGCGGCGCGGCGAGGAGACGGTCAGAGAGCCTGTCCTGCATGCTGCTGAGGGCGTCGGGGCCACAGTCACCCAGGAG GATGTCCGTGCGGCGGTGAAGGACGCTCTGCGGCTGTTTTCTGAGGATCGAACCGGCCTGGCGGACTACGCTCTGGAGTCTGGAG GGGGCAGCATCCTGAGCACTCGCTGCTCGGAGACGTACGAGACGAAGGCGGCGCTGCTCAGCCTGTTCGGAGTCCCGCTCTGTTATTTATCTCAGTCTCCCCGAGCTGTGATCCAG CCCGACGTCCACCCGGGGAACTGCTGGGCCTTCAGAGGCTCCACGGGCTTCCTGGTGATCCGGCTCTCCATGAGGGTCCTGCCCTCGGCCTTCACCCTCGAGCACATCCCCAAAGCCCTGGCCCCGAGCGGGACGCTGCACAGCGCCCCCCGAGACTTCGCCGTCTAC GGTCTGGCTAACGAGAGCCAGGAGCGAGGCAAGCTGCTCGGCACCTACACCTACGACCAGGATGGAGACGCTCTCCAGACATTTGCTGTTTCA GAGGAGAACGGCGAAGCCTTTCAGATCATCGAGGTCCAGGTTTTATCTAACTGGGGCCACGAGGAGTACACCTGCATGTACCGCTTCAGGGTACACGGGACGCCCGGCGACGTCTGA
- the LOC101485780 gene encoding uncharacterized protein LOC101485780 isoform X7, protein MSDEDLQSWGWTDLSTYSSSDSEKELQVTSFLRARVMSRRSLRLDEGLLDRSLPRGSASFSAGGGDWRNSRSLRSRRSQQHSVSCSESLLDAPHKPTVMALHNSSLHSVASDASLLSSLQNESSIQEQTQVDAFWGLDHDSDSKESTIIAEQGSVALNSTLIGLDTLCSKHPGQASRVFCKDCSALKSEPPLGEKEAGSASSKYTTDTSSTLMVPRASESEEPEPSTIYYRDRSRRRRTVRPGRGGAMSLTESSQRELQPNGSLCRTAGDAFRWLDTRWRHMTTNTPLSWFPVLLVVLSLLFLLFGLRWFGPAVLQLLLPAVNITEWRPAVSNIPALSSNSFLSSESQSGEGDVDESKEAGLLHSKPSPAETAAGEEEVGAAAEDAERLIRLEQSLMVLWERVEAGGRRAEQRHRELLRLYTGLQQLSSAQRDGVEASLSALLDQQLSELRKQLDEERWQREEVRRQDLLQQQTQTSRLDQLELQLQKLVAKTMEVQWRREAAGSLLSPSPTTLPAAVSVDRQSHDALLAEVVRLEAALGDVRRDVKLLSRCQDSCQQLATIQQAILGQVSAQVREEVRALLFSNQLTAGGDAAALPESLLRWLSERYVSEADLQAALASLELSILQNISLQLEQRRGEETVREPVLHAAEGVGATVTQEDVRAAVKDALRLFSEDRTGLADYALESGGGSILSTRCSETYETKAALLSLFGVPLCYLSQSPRAVIQPDVHPGNCWAFRGSTGFLVIRLSMRVLPSAFTLEHIPKALAPSGTLHSAPRDFAVYGLANESQERGKLLGTYTYDQDGDALQTFAVSEENGEAFQIIEVQVLSNWGHEEYTCMYRFRVHGTPGDV, encoded by the exons ATGAGTGACGAGGACCTGCAGAGCTGGGGCTGGACTGACCT CTCCACCTACTCGTCGTCGGACTCTGAGAAGGAGCTGCAGGTCACCTCCTTCCTTCGGGCGAGGGTCATGTCGAGACGCAGCCTGCGGCTCGATGAAGGCCTGCTGGACCGCAGTCTTCCTCGTGGCAGCGCTTCCTTTAGTGCGGGAGGAGGCGACTGGAGGAACAGCAG GTCGCTGAGGTCCCGTCGTTCCCAGCAGCATTCGGTCTCCTGCTCCGAGTCGCTCCTCGATGCGCCGCATAAACCTACCGTCATGGCACTCCACAACAGCAGCCTCCACAGCGTGGCGTCCGACGCCTCCCTGCTCTCCTCCCTGCAGAACGAGTCCTCCATCCAGGAGCAAACGCAGGTCGACGCGTTCTGGG GTTTGGACCACGACTCGGATTCCAAAG AAAGCACCATCATCGCGGAGCAGGGCAGCGTCGCACTGAACAGCACTCTGATTGGTCTAGACACCCTCTGCAGCAAACACCCGGGCCAGGCCAGCAGGGTTTTCTGTAAAGACTGCAGCGCTCTGAAATCTGAGCCGCCGCTGGGTGAGAAGGAGGCCGGCTCCGCTTCCTCCAAATACACCACAGACACCTCCTCAACACTAATGGTGCCGCGAGCCTCAGAGTCCGAGGAACCAGAACCTTCTACCATTTACTACAGAGACAGAAGCCGCAGGAGGAGGACGG TTCGACCCGGCCGCGGCGGAGCCATGAGCCTGACGGAGTCCAGCCAGAGGGAGCTACAGCCCAACGGATCTCTGT GTCGGACAGCAGGCGACGCCTTCAGGTGGCTCGACACACGGTGGCGTCACATGACCACAAACACACCGCTGAGCTG GTTTCCTGTCCTCCTGGTGGTTctttctctgctgtttctcctgTTCG GTCTGCGCTGGTTTGGTCCAGCTGTTTTACAATTGCTGCTTCCAGCTGTTAACATCACAGAGTGGAGGCCAGCGGTCTCCAACATCCCCGCTCTGTCCTCTAACAGCTTCCTGTCCTCTGAGAGCCAATCAGGAGAGGGCGACGTAGATGAGTCAAAGGAGGCGGGGCTGCTtcacagcaaaccttcaccagcAGAAACGGCAGCAGGAGAGGAG GAAGTGGGGGCGGCGGCAGAAGATGCTGAGCGGCTCATTCGTCTGGAGCAGAGTCTGATGGTGCTGTGGGAGCGCGTGGAGGCCGGAGGACGGCGGGCGgagcagagacacagagagctgcTCCGGCTCTACACCGGCCTGCAGCAGCTCTCGTCTGCTCAGCGCGACGGCGTGGAGGCGTCGCTGAGCGCTCTGCTGGACCAGCAGCTGTCCGAGCTCAGGAAACAGCTGGACGAGGAGAGGTGGCAgagggaggag GTTCGCCGGCAGGATTTGTTGCAGCAGCAGACGCAGACGTCTCGTCTGGATCAGCTcgagctgcagctgcagaaactGGTGGCCAAAACGATG GAGGTTCAGTGGAGACGTGAAGCTGCTGGATCTCTCCTCTCGCCCTCGCCGACCACacttcctgctgctgtcag TGTTGACCGGCAGTCCCATGATGCCTTGCTAGCGGAGGTGGTTCGGTTGGAGGCGGCTCTGGGGGACGTCAGGCGGGACGTCAAGCTTCTGTCCAGATGTCAGGACAGCTGCCAACAGCTCGCCACAATCCAGCAGGCG ATTTTGGGGCAGGTCTCTGCTCAGGTGCGAGAGGAAGTTCGGGCACTGCTCTTCAGCAACCAGCTAACAGCGGGCGGAGACGCCGCCGCCCTCCCAGAGTCGCTCCTCCGGTGGCTCTCTGAGCGCTATGTGAGCGAGGCGGACCTGCAGGCGGCGCTGGCCTCTCTGGAGCTCAGCATCCTACAGAACATCAGCCTGCAGCTGGAGCAGCGGCGCGGCGAGGAGACGGTCAGAGAGCCTGTCCTGCATGCTGCTGAGGGCGTCGGGGCCACAGTCACCCAGGAG GATGTCCGTGCGGCGGTGAAGGACGCTCTGCGGCTGTTTTCTGAGGATCGAACCGGCCTGGCGGACTACGCTCTGGAGTCTGGAG GGGGCAGCATCCTGAGCACTCGCTGCTCGGAGACGTACGAGACGAAGGCGGCGCTGCTCAGCCTGTTCGGAGTCCCGCTCTGTTATTTATCTCAGTCTCCCCGAGCTGTGATCCAG CCCGACGTCCACCCGGGGAACTGCTGGGCCTTCAGAGGCTCCACGGGCTTCCTGGTGATCCGGCTCTCCATGAGGGTCCTGCCCTCGGCCTTCACCCTCGAGCACATCCCCAAAGCCCTGGCCCCGAGCGGGACGCTGCACAGCGCCCCCCGAGACTTCGCCGTCTAC GGTCTGGCTAACGAGAGCCAGGAGCGAGGCAAGCTGCTCGGCACCTACACCTACGACCAGGATGGAGACGCTCTCCAGACATTTGCTGTTTCA GAGGAGAACGGCGAAGCCTTTCAGATCATCGAGGTCCAGGTTTTATCTAACTGGGGCCACGAGGAGTACACCTGCATGTACCGCTTCAGGGTACACGGGACGCCCGGCGACGTCTGA
- the LOC101485780 gene encoding uncharacterized protein LOC101485780 isoform X2, with protein MSDEDLQSWGWTDLSTYSSSDSEKELQVTSFLRARVMSRRSLRLDEGLLDRSLPRGSASFSAGGGDWRNSRSLRSRRSQQHSVSCSESLLDAPHKPTVMALHNSSLHSVASDASLLSSLQNESSIQEQTQVDAFWESTIIAEQGSVALNSTLIGLDTLCSKHPGQASRVFCKDCSALKSEPPLGEKEAGSASSKYTTDTSSTLMVPRASESEEPEPSTIYYRDRSRRRRTDVLQLWLDSCWLRIRRAAACCVSALTHTWQVCRGLKVNIQPDNGHRVRPGRGGAMSLTESSQRELQPNGSLCNDCKDRRPSPMDAVTSSSSSSSWSSLVSCLLGFTWSAALFTASVLFDLAQRAARALGPLSRKAGSASWTAARSAGRTAGDAFRWLDTRWRHMTTNTPLSWFPVLLVVLSLLFLLFGLRWFGPAVLQLLLPAVNITEWRPAVSNIPALSSNSFLSSESQSGEGDVDESKEAGLLHSKPSPAETAAGEEEVGAAAEDAERLIRLEQSLMVLWERVEAGGRRAEQRHRELLRLYTGLQQLSSAQRDGVEASLSALLDQQLSELRKQLDEERWQREEVRRQDLLQQQTQTSRLDQLELQLQKLVAKTMEVQWRREAAGSLLSPSPTTLPAAVSVDRQSHDALLAEVVRLEAALGDVRRDVKLLSRCQDSCQQLATIQQAILGQVSAQVREEVRALLFSNQLTAGGDAAALPESLLRWLSERYVSEADLQAALASLELSILQNISLQLEQRRGEETVREPVLHAAEGVGATVTQEDVRAAVKDALRLFSEDRTGLADYALESGGGSILSTRCSETYETKAALLSLFGVPLCYLSQSPRAVIQPDVHPGNCWAFRGSTGFLVIRLSMRVLPSAFTLEHIPKALAPSGTLHSAPRDFAVYGLANESQERGKLLGTYTYDQDGDALQTFAVSEENGEAFQIIEVQVLSNWGHEEYTCMYRFRVHGTPGDV; from the exons ATGAGTGACGAGGACCTGCAGAGCTGGGGCTGGACTGACCT CTCCACCTACTCGTCGTCGGACTCTGAGAAGGAGCTGCAGGTCACCTCCTTCCTTCGGGCGAGGGTCATGTCGAGACGCAGCCTGCGGCTCGATGAAGGCCTGCTGGACCGCAGTCTTCCTCGTGGCAGCGCTTCCTTTAGTGCGGGAGGAGGCGACTGGAGGAACAGCAG GTCGCTGAGGTCCCGTCGTTCCCAGCAGCATTCGGTCTCCTGCTCCGAGTCGCTCCTCGATGCGCCGCATAAACCTACCGTCATGGCACTCCACAACAGCAGCCTCCACAGCGTGGCGTCCGACGCCTCCCTGCTCTCCTCCCTGCAGAACGAGTCCTCCATCCAGGAGCAAACGCAGGTCGACGCGTTCTGGG AAAGCACCATCATCGCGGAGCAGGGCAGCGTCGCACTGAACAGCACTCTGATTGGTCTAGACACCCTCTGCAGCAAACACCCGGGCCAGGCCAGCAGGGTTTTCTGTAAAGACTGCAGCGCTCTGAAATCTGAGCCGCCGCTGGGTGAGAAGGAGGCCGGCTCCGCTTCCTCCAAATACACCACAGACACCTCCTCAACACTAATGGTGCCGCGAGCCTCAGAGTCCGAGGAACCAGAACCTTCTACCATTTACTACAGAGACAGAAGCCGCAGGAGGAGGACGG ATGTGCTGCAGCTGTGGCTCGACTCGTGTTGGCTGCGTATTAGGAGAGCCGCCGCCTGCTGCGTGTCTGCGCTGACGCACACCTGGCAGGTGTGTCGGGGGTTAAAGGTCAACATACAGCCCGATAATGGACACAGAG TTCGACCCGGCCGCGGCGGAGCCATGAGCCTGACGGAGTCCAGCCAGAGGGAGCTACAGCCCAACGGATCTCTGT GTAACGACTGTAAGGACAGACGGCCTTCGCCGATGGATGCGGTCACGTCTTCTTCGTCCTCGTCCTCGTGGTCCTCCCTGGTTTCCTGTTTGTTGGGGTTCACGTGGAGCGCTGCTCTTTTCACAG CTTCGGTTCTCTTTGACCTCGCTCAGAGAGCGGCTCGGGCCCTCGGGCCTCTGAGCAGGAAAGCTGGTTCTGCTTCGTGGACCGCCGCACGCTCTGCAG GTCGGACAGCAGGCGACGCCTTCAGGTGGCTCGACACACGGTGGCGTCACATGACCACAAACACACCGCTGAGCTG GTTTCCTGTCCTCCTGGTGGTTctttctctgctgtttctcctgTTCG GTCTGCGCTGGTTTGGTCCAGCTGTTTTACAATTGCTGCTTCCAGCTGTTAACATCACAGAGTGGAGGCCAGCGGTCTCCAACATCCCCGCTCTGTCCTCTAACAGCTTCCTGTCCTCTGAGAGCCAATCAGGAGAGGGCGACGTAGATGAGTCAAAGGAGGCGGGGCTGCTtcacagcaaaccttcaccagcAGAAACGGCAGCAGGAGAGGAG GAAGTGGGGGCGGCGGCAGAAGATGCTGAGCGGCTCATTCGTCTGGAGCAGAGTCTGATGGTGCTGTGGGAGCGCGTGGAGGCCGGAGGACGGCGGGCGgagcagagacacagagagctgcTCCGGCTCTACACCGGCCTGCAGCAGCTCTCGTCTGCTCAGCGCGACGGCGTGGAGGCGTCGCTGAGCGCTCTGCTGGACCAGCAGCTGTCCGAGCTCAGGAAACAGCTGGACGAGGAGAGGTGGCAgagggaggag GTTCGCCGGCAGGATTTGTTGCAGCAGCAGACGCAGACGTCTCGTCTGGATCAGCTcgagctgcagctgcagaaactGGTGGCCAAAACGATG GAGGTTCAGTGGAGACGTGAAGCTGCTGGATCTCTCCTCTCGCCCTCGCCGACCACacttcctgctgctgtcag TGTTGACCGGCAGTCCCATGATGCCTTGCTAGCGGAGGTGGTTCGGTTGGAGGCGGCTCTGGGGGACGTCAGGCGGGACGTCAAGCTTCTGTCCAGATGTCAGGACAGCTGCCAACAGCTCGCCACAATCCAGCAGGCG ATTTTGGGGCAGGTCTCTGCTCAGGTGCGAGAGGAAGTTCGGGCACTGCTCTTCAGCAACCAGCTAACAGCGGGCGGAGACGCCGCCGCCCTCCCAGAGTCGCTCCTCCGGTGGCTCTCTGAGCGCTATGTGAGCGAGGCGGACCTGCAGGCGGCGCTGGCCTCTCTGGAGCTCAGCATCCTACAGAACATCAGCCTGCAGCTGGAGCAGCGGCGCGGCGAGGAGACGGTCAGAGAGCCTGTCCTGCATGCTGCTGAGGGCGTCGGGGCCACAGTCACCCAGGAG GATGTCCGTGCGGCGGTGAAGGACGCTCTGCGGCTGTTTTCTGAGGATCGAACCGGCCTGGCGGACTACGCTCTGGAGTCTGGAG GGGGCAGCATCCTGAGCACTCGCTGCTCGGAGACGTACGAGACGAAGGCGGCGCTGCTCAGCCTGTTCGGAGTCCCGCTCTGTTATTTATCTCAGTCTCCCCGAGCTGTGATCCAG CCCGACGTCCACCCGGGGAACTGCTGGGCCTTCAGAGGCTCCACGGGCTTCCTGGTGATCCGGCTCTCCATGAGGGTCCTGCCCTCGGCCTTCACCCTCGAGCACATCCCCAAAGCCCTGGCCCCGAGCGGGACGCTGCACAGCGCCCCCCGAGACTTCGCCGTCTAC GGTCTGGCTAACGAGAGCCAGGAGCGAGGCAAGCTGCTCGGCACCTACACCTACGACCAGGATGGAGACGCTCTCCAGACATTTGCTGTTTCA GAGGAGAACGGCGAAGCCTTTCAGATCATCGAGGTCCAGGTTTTATCTAACTGGGGCCACGAGGAGTACACCTGCATGTACCGCTTCAGGGTACACGGGACGCCCGGCGACGTCTGA